From a single Dysidea avara chromosome 14, odDysAvar1.4, whole genome shotgun sequence genomic region:
- the LOC136244834 gene encoding uncharacterized protein — protein sequence MRVIAGLQLSTSNYTEAIDILKKRFGNKQLIIARHMDTLVELASVPSATNTKALRRFYDQVEFQVRSLKSLSVPLSSYGHLLSSLFMNKLPEDLRLIVSREIGDAEWTVDQLMTIVENEISARERAFSSTGGSQGSVMSTTAAFIAGDGQPKCCYCRQGHSSSSCTVITDITQRKGILKRTGRCFVCLRRHHLSKDCRSSAKCAHCSGRHHSSICKNSRTVSRGQPRSDSQNHTAAEHNATITPQLPQSSLPTLQPPTFNLQAPQPLPPGQQDIPTTTQLYCVNTEVPVLLQTAKAYVHKLDEPKRGMTIRLMLDGGSQRSYITQRVRDALGLLPDRVEQVQIKTFGSDTTTMQTVEMVRVGIPLKNGTTVKLMLSTVPLICEPLSCQPIAYTKEKYRHLSDLNLADFSRVGDDLQVDAMIGSDHYWQLVTGQVIRGQSGPTAIDTHLGWVLSGPVCSDANLHNLNPTHSLLVQTSDVQSMDQLLKNFWELESLGIQSVEPSVYDTFKQFIKFDDGRYEVSLPWRSDQIRPPSNFLLAKRQLEGLLKRLRHHPEVLQAYNAIIQQQLNLGIVEKVSDEGCKDTDVNRIHYLPHHAVIRTDKQTTKLRIVYDASAQDKGLSLNDCLFSGPKVALIADVEKAFLMISVAKEDRDSLRFLWTDDVAKPQPEIQAMRFTRVVFGVSASPFLLNATISYHLEKYRDDHPDLVNTLKQSIYVDDVTYGADDNDDAYNLYSTSKKLFADGGFNLRKFVTNSSHLRQRIAAEQKLPTEVELYGCIMEEDATYTSNLLTGSIPGGHKVLGVSWDPVRDVLLFDIRDIANSLHTLEPTKRTIVGFAFRFYDPLGFLAPAIIMLKMFFQELCKVKLDWDEQLSREMLTKWKGLLSRFQDKQSPSILYGFCDASAAAYAAVVYLCVGSQSAYFVASKTRVAPLSQQTIPRLELLSCLLLAKLMCHVFEALNTVIDVKIGSCFTDSKVALFWIQGEGKQWKQFVHNRVTAIRQLVPVQHWAHCAGKDNPADLPSRGVSTKDLEKSLMWRHGPDWLPKFLPADCSDEGSMPEDCISEMKVNNPSSHTLLIATENPGIGKLINCAHYSKLQKLLRVTALVRKFAARFKMVGDVALVDWTITASDLERAELDWITDSQNQLTSETNFELWKHQLDLFVDKHNIWRCGGRLKKANILYGQKYPILLLKHHPLTTLIVQYAHERTLHSGVKDTLTEVRSKYWLVKGRQFIRKIIYQCVVCHKLEGQHYRAAPPPPLPDFRVKEAPPFAYCGVDFAGPLYIKVEDRSESSKVWIALYTCCVTRAVHLELVPDMTTQTFLRSFKRFTARRGIPLQVISDNAKTFVSAALTLDKMLSDPEVQQYMAGLKVQWRFNLEKAPWQGGFFERMVQSMKRCLRKTIGKSQLSLVELTTVLVQVEAILNSRPISYVSSEDLEEPLTPSHLLSGRRLLCLPDGTDVNRVDEDFDITFQDLRDRAQNLTKALNQFWSRWREEYLLQLRERYSTTDEVGVLRSPIPGEVVVIHDEDRPRTQWRLGRVSEVLKSSDDQIRGVVLKVNTNGRLSTLRRPVTCLYPLEIAPQMCSEDQMPIKMAHQENTDASVSQYRCKKPVRVAAQRARQQVLKWMTDSS from the exons ATGAGAGTGATAGCGGGCTTACAACTCTCTACTTCTAATTACACCGAGGCAATTGACATTCTTAAGAAGCGATTTGGTAATAAACAGTTGATTATTGCTCGCCATATGGACACATTAGTAGAACTAGCATCAGTTCCATCTGCAACCAACACTAAGGCTCTTCGCCGCTTTTATGATCAAGTAGAATTTCAGGTACGAAGCCTCAAATCACTCAGTGTTCCTTTGTCTTCATATGGACATTTGTTGTCATCCTTATTTATGAACAAGTTGCCTGAAGACCTTAGGTTAATTGTCAGCAGAGAAATTGGAGATGCTGAATGGACTGTAGACCAATTAATGACTATAGTAGAGAATGAAATCAGTGCTCGGGAGAGAGCCTTTTCTTCTACTGGAGGTTCACAAGGGTCTGTGATGTCCACTACAGCAGCCTTTATTGCAGGTGATGGCCAACCCAAGTGTTGTTATTGTAGACAGGGACACTCTTCATCGTCTTGCACTGTTATAACAGACATCACCCAGAGGAAAGGTATTCTAAAGCGAACAGGGCGTTGTTTTGTCTGTCTAAGAAGGCATCACCTCAGCAAGGATTGTAGATCCTCCGCCAAGTGTGCGCATTGCAGTGGACGGCATCACTCCAGTATTTGTAAGAACAGTCGTACAGTCTCTAGAGGACAACCACGCTCAGACTCCCAGAACCATACTGCTGCAGAACACAATGCAACAATAACGCCACAGTTACCGCAATCCAGTTTACCAACACTGCAGCCACCAACATTCAATTTACAAGCTCCACAGCCACTGCCACCTGGTCAGCAGGACATACCTACTACCACCCAGTTGTATTGCGTCAACACAGAAGTCCCAGTTTTGTTGCAAACTGCCAAGGCGTATGTACACAAATTAGATGAACCTAAGCGTGGAATGACCATTAGACTGATGCTGGATGGGGGGAGTCAGCGGTCCTACATAACACAGAGAGTGAGGGATGCACTGGGGTTGTTACCAGATCGTGTTGAACAGGTTCAGATCAAAACGTTTGGCTCAGATACCACAACAATGCAGACAGTGGAGATGGTGAGAGTTGGTATACCTCTTAAGAATGGTACCACTGTTAAATTGATGTTGTCTACAGTTCCGCTTATCTGCGAGCCACTATCTTGTCAACCGATTGCATATACCAAGGAGAAATACAGACATCTCAGTGACCTTAATTTAGCAGACTTTTCTAGAGTTGGCGATGACCTGCAAGTAGATGCCATGATTGGCTCCGACCACTATTGGCAGCTGGTAACAGGACAAGTGATCCGTGGGCAGAGTGGTCCAACCGCCATTGATACTCATTTAGGATGGGTGCTATCTGGTCCAGTCTGTAGTGATGCTAACTTGCATAACCTGAACCCTACTCACTCGCTCCTTGTTCAAACCTCTGATGTACAGTCCATGGACCAGTTGCTTAAGAACTTCTGGGAATTGGAGTCACTGGGTATACAATCCGTCGAACCTTCAGTCTATGACACTTTCAAACAGTTCATTAAGTTTGATGATGGCAGATATGAAGTAAGTCTCCCATGGCGCTCAGATCAGATACGGCCTCCCAGTAACTTTCTGCTAGCTAAGAGGCAACTTGAAGGACTGCTTAAGAGGCTCCGTCATCACCCCGAGGTACTACAGGCATACAATGCCATCATCCAACAACAGTTAAATCTGGGTATTGTGGAGAAGGTCAGTGATGAGGGCTGTAAGGACACTGATGTAAATAGAATCCACTATCTTCCTCATCACGCAGTCATTcgtacagacaaacaaacaaCCAAACTAAGAATAGTGTACGATGCTTCTGCTCAGGACAAAGGCCTATCTCTGAATGACTGCCTATTCTCAGGGCCAAA GGTAGCCCTTATAGCTGATGTGGAAAAAGCTTTCCTGATGATATCTGTTGCCAAGGAGGATCGTGATTCCCTAAGATTTCTGTGGACAGATGATGTTGCCAAGCCACAACCAGAGATCCAGGCGATGAGATTCACTAGAGTTGTTTTTGGAGTGTCCGCAAGTCCCTTTCTACTCAACGCTACCATTAGCTACCATCTTGAGAAGTATCGTGATGACCACCCAGATCTAGTGAACACCTTGAAGCAATCCATTTACGTTGATGATGTTACATATGGTGctgatgacaatgatgatgcTTATAACCTGTATAGTACATCCAAGAAGCTGTTTGCTGATGGAGGATTTAATCTACGTAAATTTGTTACCAATTCGTCCCACTTGCGTCAGAGAATAGCTGCAGAACAGAAGTTGCCAACTGAGGTGGAGTTGTATGGTTGCATTATGGAAGAAGATGCAACATACACAAGCAATCTTCTGACAGGAAGCATACCTGGAGGACATAAGGTTCTGGGCGTAAGTTGGGACCCAGTACGTGATGTGTTGTTGTTTGATATAAGGGATATAGCCAATTCTTTGCACACTTTAGAGCCAACAAAGCGAACTATTGTTGGTTTTGCTTTCCGATTTTATGACCCTCTGGGTTTTCTAGCCCCAGCAATAATAATGTTAAAGATGTTCTTTCAGGAGCTGTGCAAGGTTAAGCTGGATTGGGATGAGCAATTATCTAGAGAAATGTTGACTAAATGGAAAGGTTTGCTCTCCAGATTTCAAG ACAAACAGTCACCAAGCATCCTGTATGGTTTTTGTGACGCCTCCGCTGCTGCTTACGCCGCAGTTGTGTACCTCTGCGTTGGCTCACAGTCTGCTTATTTTGTAGCATCCAAGACGCGTGTAGCGCCACTCAGCCAACAGACTATTCCCCGATTGGAGTTGCTATCTTGTCTCCTACTTGCCAAACTTATGTGTCATGTGTTTGAAGCACTTAATACAGTGATTGATGTGAAGATAGGCTCATGCTTTACAGACTCCAAGGTAGCTCTCTTTTGGATACAAGGTGAAGGCAAACAGTGGAAGCAGTTTGTTCATAACAGAGTCACAGCAATCAGACAGTTAGTGCCAGTACAACACTGGGCACATTGTGCCGGGAAAGACAACCCAGCCGACTTGCCTTCTCGTGGTGTTTCGACCAAGGACTTGGAGAAGAGCTTGATGTGGAGACATGGTCCAGATTGGCTACCCAAGTTTTTACCTGCTGACTGTTCTGATGAGGGATCCATGCCAGAAGACTGCATCTCAGAAATGAAGGTGAACAACCCCAGCAGTCACACTTTACTGATAGCAACAGAGAATCCTGGTATCGGGAAACTGATTAACTGTGCACACTACAGCAAATTACAGAAGCTGTTAAGGGTGACTGCACTTGTGCGGAAGTTTGCTGCAAGGTtcaagatggttggtgatgttGCCTTGGTTGACTGGACGATCACTGCTTCAGACCTAGAAAGAGCAGAACTGGATTGGATTACAGATTCCCAAAACCAACTGACCAGTGAAACCAATTTTGAACTATGGAAACACCAATTGGACTTATTTGTTGACAAACACAATATTTGGAGATGTGGTGGCAGACTGAAGAAGGCTAACATACTGTATGGACAAAAGTATCCGATTTTGCTCCTCAAACACCATCCATTGACTACCTTGATTGTGCAATATGCACATGAGCGAACCTTGCACAGCGGTGTCAAAGATACTTTAACAGAAGTCCGGTCTAAGTACTGGCTTGTCAAGGGAAGGCAGTTCATTCGTAAGATCATCTATCAATGTGTCGTATGTCATAAGCTAGAAGGCCAGCACTACAGAGCAGCACCTCCTCCGCCGTTGCCAGATTTCCGCGTGAAGGAAGCACCTCCATTTGCATATTGTGGAGTTGACTTCGCTGGACCTCTCTACATTAAGGTGGAAGATAGATCAGAGAGCAGCAAGGTGTGGATTGCTCTGTATACATGTTGTGTTACCCGTGCTGTGCACCTTGAGTTAGTCCCTGATATGACCACACAGACATTTCTGAGGTCTTTCAAGCGATTCACAGCTAGAAGGGGGATTCCGCTTCAAGTTATTTCGGACAATGCCAAAACCTTTGTTTCTGCTGCACTAACCCTTGATAAGATGTTAAGTGACCCAGAGGTGCAGCAGTATATGGCAGGCTTGAAAGTCCAGTGGAGATTTAATTTAGAGAAAGCACCATGGCAAGGCGGCTTTTTTGAACGAATGGTCCAATCGATGAAACGATGTCTAAGAAAGACCATTGGCAAGTCGCAACTATCACTTGTTGAGTTGACAACTGTGCTAGTTCAAGTTGAGGCCATTCTTAATTCAAGGCCGATATCTTATGTATCTAGTGAGGATCTTGAAGAGCCATTGACACCTAGTCATTTGTTGAGTGGTCGTCGATTACTGTGTCTACCAGATGGTACAGATGTAAACCGAGTTGATGAGGACTTTGACATAACCTTTCAAGATCTCAGGGATAGAGCACAGAACCTTACCAAAGCACTGAATCAATTTTGGAGTAGATGGCGTGAAGAATATCTTCTTCAGCTTAGAGAACGATACTCTACCACTGATGAGGTTGGTGTACTACGATCACCTATACCTGGCGAAGTGGTTGTGATACATGATGAGGATCGTCCACGTACACAATGGAGACTGGGCAGAGTCAGTGAAGTACTGAAGAGTTCTGACGATCAGATAAGGGGTGTAGTACTGAAGGTCAACACTAATGGTCGACTGTCGACACTGAGAAGACCTGTTACATGCCTTTATCCGCTTGAGATTGCTCCGCAGATGTGTTCAGAGGATCAGATGCCTATTAAGATGGCTCATCAAGAGAATACAGACGCATCAGTATCCCAATACAGATGTAAAAAACCTGTCAGAGTAGCAGCTCAGAGAGCCAGACAACAAGTACTGAAGTGGATGACTGACTCTAGTTAA